The following nucleotide sequence is from Hylaeus volcanicus isolate JK05 chromosome 3, UHH_iyHylVolc1.0_haploid, whole genome shotgun sequence.
TAAATTCCCGATTAAGATTAGAAAGAGTAAATCGGGAACGGTTATTTGATCGCAAAGCGGTAACTCGAGCTTGGAAATATCGATAACGATAGTAAATCCCGATTTTCATCTTATCGAAATAAACATgtgtattcattttaaatacgcagttaaaaacgacgaaaaacaaattcaatccTATTATACCTATAATACCAATAATATGTCTGAGCAAACTAAtactactttttaatttttataacttaAAGTATTATACTGAAAaccattcaattatttatgaatagactgcggatatttatgaatttataggaaaatgaaatgtgcaacaaagtaaaaaatggCACATAATATGTGAGAATACAGAAAAAACAtgagagtaaagttcatattataatattttcagagtaaaatcaatttctacataggttcaatttttgtagacacgtttgcaaagattttatttcgcgtaaagatccacagtctacttttatatgtataaatcaCTCGGTGCTATTAGAAGAATTTCAATCTACAAATTAACGGTGAAACAACTCagtgtataataattataccgGAGAACAAACTCGTTACATACTCTACACTCTACAGTTTGTGAAGAAAATGTCTGGGCATAACCGTTCGATGTCACCTTACAATGATATCTATTTCGTCACGAACGACGTATGAAACTGGTTGTAAAGTTGAATGGGAAGTAAGCCATTACGTTGAGTCAGGGAACTGTCCTTAATTTTCCATCTCTACGTTccaaattattaatgtaacaTTACTTTGATCATAATTAACGCTGACcaaatttccaatttctcttttttaccTATTACGCGTTATTAATCGCGTGTATCTTTATGTACTAaagataataattatcattgaTACCTGcggtttagaaaattatattaaaaacgcAGATAGTTAGCGCAggcattattattttcaataatatacgTTTCGATCTACGATTCAGGTTTTCTTTGGTGTAGAAAATTACAACTGAAATAGAACAACACCAAGAGCTGactaaaaattatgaatattcttAGACAAGCATATACAGTGGTAAACAAAAGTATCGACACAgacttaaattatttgtaacttcCTCTATAAATCCTCTATAAGGTTGAAAGTTTAAATATATCGTATGCCAAGGTGATTAAATAGGTAtacgataaagaaaaatagcgGTAAACACATGAAGGCCGATTTTCAGCAACATTGATAATGACAGGCGGCGATAAGTGATGTTGGAAACCTCGTCGTTATCGATGCAATAacagataaatatatataagtacattcaaatattctattaaCGTTAAGAATACGAGTGCTCGAGATCAAGTCATTAATCTAAACTTTTCCatcttttgtttcatttgttatcCTTTTGTACGTTTGGGGTTATTTTACTAcctgtatttgtatttgtatttgtatttattttgccACTGTGAATATATGTTGCAAATAAGGAGGTATATGTATAGGCACGTGTGGCGTTCGAAACATTGCCACTATTTATGcgataacaaatataaatacaaatacatatgcaaatattcaaatataattcgaaGCTGATTGGGGAAAGATTAGGGCTAGTCAacgatttttatctttaacctacttcgaaaaggaggaggttactcgattcgatatttgtttttttttgttttagtaaGAAATGATAATCCAGTAAAATGAGTGGTAATACTTTTAGCGTTCTTAtgttttttcatatattatcCTAAATGACAATGCTAGCACCAGCTGCTtgtgtatttcatttatttttcacttactAATACACAAATTTGAAACGAGCAAACGACGTAATTGCGTCGAGCACAATTACCTTTAGTGGATACGAACCTTGTTCCACAGATAAAACAGCTCGATAAGAAagtcaaattattattcttcgaGACGACGAGGACGGACTTTGGATCGTGATTGACATTCTATAAAGAATACGATTTATATCGAAATAACGGAAGAACTTGATTAACAATGTACGAAACGAAGATACTTGGCTCGTTGATGTTTAAATTGATCATTAGGAAACCGTGACAAATGGATAATTATCCGAGCCCAATGAGCTTGTAATTCCATTTACGATGCCGACGTAAAAATGGCCAACATTGTTTAAGACAAAAAtaggcaaaattcttatctaaataacaatttcaataaaagatGGATAGAAACTATACTTGGAattgtcgaataaaatattaagaattaacTGTTTAgtcgaataaatgaatgatTGATAATCGAATTATTCGTCATCTTTCATTCGGATAAAATCTTGCCTATCTTTGAATTCAGACAGCAGAtcgttaaaatatatgtatacgtagattaaataaatgctacgcaaggaacattttatttcacttccCCTTATTATGTCTCTTCTCCCATTCAGTTTTCTTGATAAACGAAAAAACACGCACAGTGACGGAGATAAGTATTGGCAGACAGCGATTCTCGGAATGAGAGTaatcgtagaaaaaaaatcaccactaacatttcatttttgttacaaatttattatccCGTAATCAAATACAAACAGAAATCAAACAAACTTTGATGTAttcaatgataaaataataataatagtaataatacaAGTATGTTTTATGAGAAGTTTCAAGTCTAACATGTATTAGCACActgcattaaataatagtttaaaataatgaaaagaagTCATTCATTAGTCACATTACCACTTTTCCtaaatattttccagaaaaaaaaaagaaagaaaaacgcgcaaatcaattattttgttcactTTAGATATTTCGTAAAGTCGATGAAAACAATCGAAAGAGAGATACGAAAAACCACTTGTTTCAAGtattcgagaaaaaaattataacgaCGGAAGtgattgtataaataatctGTCTTCGATAAACACGTAAATCGCTTCGGCACAAAATTGCCAATTTCCAGTACAAGTCCATCACATGGCATTAATAGCGCTCGTTCCATGGTCAAATCGGAAAGGTTAGTACACCGCTTCGTGAAGCAGCCGTATCGAGCCGAACTGAACCGAGCACGTAGATGCAAGTTGAGTAAGTGAAAGTGAGGTTAGGTTGGTAACATCACGTGGTGCACCACGGGGTCCAAACGAGGTTAATCGGGAGACCGAAGACCGAGCGCCGGCGCAACCAATCATCAACACAAATGCGTCCTTACTACTCtatctttcattatttttctttttctttttctttttctttttcaaataacatttatgCATTCTTTCGATAGACATCATAGTTCATTCGCTTTTCCCTGCTCAAGCCACAACGTCGACCGAACGACGGGAAAAATGCCATCGTCACTGGCGATAATACACCCGTCCGTccaaagaaaatatcgaatgaCCACGATCAAAGTCAACGCAAACACGTCcgacgaaggaaaaaaaaaaaagaacacgttTTCGTATTGGTTCGATCGGCCGCCAGTCAGCGCTGAAGTAGAATTTGCGcgaattttgaagaaaagcAGGAATGGGTGTTCGGGAATACGATAGAGTGAGAGGAGAGGGGGGAAGTGTATCGAGCCCGCGTCAAGAAGAGCATTCTAAAGATACTCGTGCGTTTGTTAAGTAGAGAGAAACGTATCGATGCTTACCAATCAGTGGAAAGATACTAGGTTGATCGAGCAACGACTTGAGACTGTTTTCAACGAGGATGGGAGATGAACGGTCCTTGTCACTCATTTCACGCACTGCGCCACGAAGTCGCACGTTCCGAGGTACTACACACGCACACACTCTGTTCGTACACGGCACACCGCACGGGAGAACGAGCGAGAAATGTATAGATAGACTTTATATATGCGTGACAACGCGACACTGCGAGTGTATACGAGAATACGAACAGGCACACACGCGGTATAACGTGTAATAACAGCGTGAACGATGATGGGAACGATGTGCCTCCCGTGGGACACGATTGAATGACGTTCTTCCAGACCGGCAGAGAGAAAAGGCGCCCGCACCCGAACCTCTCACCTCGTCACGCTGTTTCTGCTATCACCCGAGACGGTCGCGGCCCGTTCGAACACTCTGGCCACGTTAAAATAAACGCGGAGCGCCTACCCTGTGCACGGTGCTCTTGAAAATCAATCTAAAAGTGGCTCGGCTGGTGGCGCAATCTCCTGGCTGCCCACTGGACCGACTTGCGACAAGTGGACGATGCCTGCCGTACTGATAACGAATACTGTCTTTGCTTTTGGCTTATCGTCTTGCGCGCGCATCGGTTTAACCTCCAAATCCCCCCTGCCCCGCTACGCCGCGTTAGACGGTGTGACTTCTTGACCACGATTAGCGATGGGACCATGGACCTGAAAGACGGTGCAAAGAGTAGTATATCACGAACAAAACGAACGGAACCCAAATTGTAGGGGGAAATGACCTCTAGGATAACCTTCGGCCATCTTACTTTGGTCAACTAGTGACCGACTAAAACTGGTGCCATGTGTTTGGTGCGcggcaaaatttaaatactggAACATTGTACGACTGGTGCTAAAGTTTACAGCGCTCTTGTATGCGCGGCGAGTAAATCAAGTACCGGTACACTCGCTTCTCTTTAAATATCTTTCGATATTAAATCgacaattattcattgaattatGGTAGTTGGAATGTAAAATGGTATTTTTATCCAGagaaaagtagaaatttagattttgaactatttcacgacaaacttggacggCTTTCtgagagatggcgccacattttCAATGCACTAATCGACAATTATTAGTTGAATTATAGTAGTTAGAATAtgcagaaaaaagtaaaaaatgtgaaaatatgtaattcaatGATGTATCATTGAACCATTCATTATTTAAGGCTGGGTGCTTACCATAATCTATTGATATGatcgagtaaaaaaaaaaaaatgcttttttattcttctttatgtacaaatttattaaacataaagCAGATTACAATtcatgataaattaattatagcaTATCAATACCTCCAAATACACATTGAACTCAAACATTGAATTAACTTTGAACAcctatttgaaatatttgtgaGGAATGCAAGAACACAAAAAGGTATTTTACTGAAAATCATATCTACATGTTAATTGTCACCTTATgagaaaaaacattttcaaatataacgTGAATATATTAGTAAAGTGCTTATTTTTGGAATTAGCATAATTTGactgtatttataattcttgcaaatgtaaatgtttaatacaAACTTTACCAAATATTTTGCTTCAGCTAACAAGAATCATGTATTTGGCTTCTAACGCATATGATATTCGCTGTACTCGAGTGCACATCAAATTCCGAATAATGTTTTGCAGAAAATTTTATCCTATGTAGCGtatcaatttgtttacaaaattcttatcaaaGTACGAAAAGCGGAAGACCTTACAAGTCATGCATTAGTTACATTaccactttttaaaaatatttatacaaaaaacaaatagaatgcataatttgaaaaaatatttacagaaaattacaCTTTACGATTAAGTAAACGCGCTCGTCATTCGGTCCATTCATTCTTTAAGGTATCAATCTGTCAAATACATTTGCTTAagctatttttgttttgaaatcattttacaTAGTCATGCAATCCTTCAAACCCAAACACTCAGAGATTCAGCTGTTGTCTGCGAAGTGGAGAAGCTATTTCGATGATGTTTGAAGAGAGCTTTAATTTCAGCTGGAGTCGAAGACCATCTACGATGTCTTGTTTTTTCTAAAGGTACTTCAGGCAAGCCAATCTCTGTGTGACAACCTCTAATGGGTGAAATTGGTAGAGCACTAGGTAATCCAATTTCTTGAAATGAACACATAGAAGAGAACCCGCTTTCATCCTCCACGCTGCTAACGCTGGCAGCTGGCTTCGACTTCAAACATCTATCCTTTGGTTTCTTTTCAACTTTCCTGGTACACTTATTTGGTGTAGAAGTTGGCGTAAACATGAATGCACAATCGTGTTGTGGCAgcgaaacgttaaaaaaattattgtttggaagaccatcttcttcttcggtaGTTTTACTGCTTCCTGAATTGAGAGAGGTTGCATCGATGGATCTTCTAACACCCGGGAGAAGATTCTGTAAATTTCTATCAACTTCCACGCCATTCAATGACTTTAAGAAGCAAATTCTGCTTTCGTTGTCTGTACTGCTTGATTTGTTTCCATGATCACTGCCAAGGTGTCTGGTATAACCATTACCCTCTTGTGATGTTGTAGAGGTTACAAAATTACCATTTTGTAGCGAGAGTGAAACTTCATTGTGGTGATTGTTGTGGCGGTGATGGTCTATCGGTGATGGAGaggattcattattttctagCGATGAGATTCTGGCCAGATCAGGCTCTCTCATTGCTAATAATGACTGAACAGTTCTCATTAGCctgtaacaattaatttacaaaattaataccttaaaatattatttgtcctctagagataaaaaaaagttttagaGGTCTATGATACATTAACCAAACATTCTGTTTTGtgtaataacatttttggTGCAAACAAGTCCCTGAAgaagtttatattatttttattattattatattatagttatattatcttttttttcccaTTCAATTTGTCCaattatgaaaatcaaatAGCCGGACTAACACCGCCGGTGATGAATCCTGGCGTTAATTTCCATCGGTATacgaatagaaaattcaagCTAGTATTCCCATACCTGAATGCTTCTTGGGAGAGTTTCTCTGGTGGTACATCGTTCGGATCAATCTCCACTTGTTTGGGTCTTCTGTAAACGACACCTTCGTACGTCTTATTCGTTTCCTGAGATTTATTACGCGGTGGCGTGCAATGCACCGGATCGTTCCTACGCAGAACGGACCAAGTAAATTCGCGGAAGCCTGTGTTGCATGGCGAAATCTGGGTGACGGATTTCGCCCTGGTGAAACGCGAAGAATCCGAAGAGGAAGACGAGGACACCGAAACGCCATTATTCGGCGAAGAATCTCCGTGCACAGCGTGGACACTTCGACTTCGAGGAACTCGTGAAGTCGAACCTTTATCCTTATGATTACTCTTCTCGTGAAGAATATCCAAGCTTTTACGGGCTCGATCCAAGAAGCGCACCACTTGCTCCATCAGGGAACGATACATGTGTCTGTTTGCCTCTATCtggaattttaacgaaaagaaaaattattaaataggaGTAATATAAGAAATGGATAAATAAGTCTCAAGTTACAACAtgcgaaaatataattaaacaaatcgtTTTTAAAGATTTCTAGAGTACGCGCGTACTTTACTCCGAGTTAACAGACCTCAATCTGAACCGGATCTCATTCCACTTGATATTAGTCACATTGAAAAAGTAGTTTACTCTAAAGATAGTGAAAGTATCGTGCAGTTAAGAGAAGAAGTCGTAGAGCCCTTGGACCGAGTGAAGTGTCAGAACAGAACACATTAAGTTCTAGCGTCTCCTTCTGATCGGCCAAGCGGCTATCCATATCGTGTGTTGCAATGGGGAGGTCACTCCCAGTAGTATTTGAATCGATAAACCTAAATTCAAAGTATGTCGcctaaaatatgttttaaacgCTTGTATTTATAAGTGCAACAACCGTTGTGTCTAAAAAGctttcttaaaaatgaattagctctaaattaatacttgttACGCAAGAATGTTATTTTGCacataattttcttatcgaaCACGCCATaagtttatttgttattattatgctCGAATAtgagataaaaaatgttgtattacAATACAAGTAAAAGTTTTGCAACGACTTTTCCTACAATTCCAATTAGTTTTGCTTGGAGATACGACCCGTGCGAATACACTTGTCCCTCTCTGTACTTAATTCAACTAAAAGTGATAATGTCACGAGTAGACGGCGATAAAGCGTTATCTCGAGAGTTTTCGGCGTGGAGTGACCAGGATTAAATAATCGGAACAAGGTAATCTGGTCGAGGGCATTGCCAGGTTTCCCCTTGTAAGTCAAGTACATGCGTCAACGATCGTTATACGCGATTACATACAAACCTGTTTCAGTTGCCACTGCAAAGTTTCAATCTGCGTCTGAAGGAAAACACTGTCGATTACTTGTACGTGAGGCGTTTGGTTCGACGTCAAGGCGGTCTGCAATTTTCGGTTCTCTTCTATTAGCGACTGGCATTGCTGTAACATAGCGATAAAACTGGTTAACGATAAGCGATACTTGTTCGAGGAACTATGAACCTCGTTCATAGTTGATTCGTAGATTGTATAGCGTGAAATAAGTATGGTTTAGCTGAACGTTAAGGGGCGAAATAGGTTTAAGCTCGAAGATTTCGAAAAGAATAGTTGCAAGCTCGAAACGAAGGATACGAAGAAGAAGGATTACTATATGGTGCCGGAATCGCTGATTAACAAGGAAGAattggtaaaataaattcattaccgatcaataatatttaaagtcacctatttatttttcagaaaaatgtgTTCATACGTTAAAAttactattgaaatataatactattaaaaaCTGTTGTCTCGAttatgaatacaatttttattataaacaaacaaatggaCGAAGCCAAACAAAATAACCTGTGTCTAAGTGATACTTTTGGTTTGTtaaagtttataatttaaagttGATCGCGAAGAAGGCTAACAACGTCAGTGTTTAAGTTAATGAACTGTTTAATCGGTCGTTGCTCTTGATACCGacattttcctttatttaagAACGTGccagaaataaaacaaacttcgtttcttcaattttcaatattcttcaatttcaatattagaaaaaaagaaaaatattctgacATCCGAACAACTTTCCTAAACgcaataatcatttttaaggAGGAAAGAAGCGCGATGTATGCACGCGTTAATACAAGGTTTCACCTTGTGTAGGAGATTTTCACACGGTAGAGTGAACACAAAACCAACGTTACCAGAGCGTACacttattttattgtacaacAAACACCGCTTTTCCAATAGCGATGTGTATTACTTAAAACAGCACTCTGTTTCAGCGAGTAACATTTTCATCGAACAGTCGCATTTGACATTGCAATGTTTTACATTGTTTATTATACGCTGTAGCAAATTGGAAAGactcgataaaaagaaatcaaaagaGGATGCTGAATAGAAACTATGTACATATTAGAGGAAATCTATTAGGGTAGGATGGGTTAGTTGTGGACGCTAAAggaagtttttaaataaatccaaattGTTGGTAGTAAATAGTTGTTCTTCCACTATTAAATGTTGATTATTCATCTATTCGATACCGTTAATGAGTAATTCGATAGttatcattttttgaaaataatttttggttaAGATTGGTCTTTTTAACGAGAATGCtatgaatttctgaaaaaaaatttgctcTCTTGAAAAAGATTTTGAATCTTGTAGTAGACACCTAAAACTAATGCCATGAATTTTTCCAGAATTTGTCCAAGTTTAAATAGCCAAAAACATGAGAAAACACCAAAACCCCACAAACTGTTGACTGTTACGGGTCCGATagttttatttccattaaacaTTCATCGAAGCTACACAACGAATTTCAACGATTCCAGTCACGAAGCTATTATCGAACAAACAATTATACATCGAACCGTTATACGAGTTACTAATCGAACCTTTCTTAAGAG
It contains:
- the LOC128873931 gene encoding uncharacterized protein LOC128873931 → MGDAPKVEFALGSEVSLEHFFKSSFARAFATTCRDAKSLDYEIVDNIIAEETDSNVNVDNNNFFSLVNVGTATTSTGNRVYTKDNANLWKTNQAAYSSTDVNELERLRKQCQSLIEENRKLQTALTSNQTPHVQVIDSVFLQTQIETLQWQLKQIEANRHMYRSLMEQVVRFLDRARKSLDILHEKSNHKDKGSTSRVPRSRSVHAVHGDSSPNNGVSVSSSSSSDSSRFTRAKSVTQISPCNTGFREFTWSVLRRNDPVHCTPPRNKSQETNKTYEGVVYRRPKQVEIDPNDVPPEKLSQEAFRLMRTVQSLLAMREPDLARISSLENNESSPSPIDHHRHNNHHNEVSLSLQNGNFVTSTTSQEGNGYTRHLGSDHGNKSSSTDNESRICFLKSLNGVEVDRNLQNLLPGVRRSIDATSLNSGSSKTTEEEDGLPNNNFFNVSLPQHDCAFMFTPTSTPNKCTRKVEKKPKDRCLKSKPAASVSSVEDESGFSSMCSFQEIGLPSALPISPIRGCHTEIGLPEVPLEKTRHRRWSSTPAEIKALFKHHRNSFSTSQTTAESLSVWV